The DNA window TAAGCTGGTATGTGTATAAAATAAGCGGCTCTCCTTTCTTACTCGGACTTATGGCTGTTTTCGAATACGGGCCGGTTCTTCTTTTATCCTTATTTGCAGGTGTTTTTATAGAAAAATTTCCAAAGAAAAAAATTCTTATTTTCACACAAACTTTATTTATGGTTCAGTCTCTTATGCTTGCGGTTCTCGTATGGTCAAAATCTGAAAATTACTGGTATTTTGCTGCGCTTGCAGTGGTGGCAGGAATAGGTAACAGTATTGACCAGCCTACAAGACAATCATATTTTATTGACCTTGTGGGTAAGGAAGACCTTCCTAATGCTATTTCACTGAATTCCACTACTTTTAATCTGGCAAGGATTATAGGCCCTGCAGTTTCAGGGATTATAATGAAATATATAGGAGTGGCAGAATGTTTCTTTATTAACGGTCTTAGCTTTATTCCTGTAATTTACGGAATAACACTTATTTCCGTGCCGGGATACACCAGCAAAAAAAGTTCCAGACAGATCAGTACACTCGGCAATATCAGAGCCGGAGTGAGATATATTCTCAGACACCGTATTTTGCTTTCATCATTTTTTATGATGGCTATTGTGTGTACTTTTTCCATGAATACTAACGTAACTCTTCCTGTTTTTGCCAAAGATGCTCTTATGGGTGATGAAGGAACCT is part of the Sebaldella sp. S0638 genome and encodes:
- a CDS encoding MFS transporter encodes the protein MFLNKIFKRVFPALYHKDFRYFWFGQAVSVIGGMIQVTALSWYVYKISGSPFLLGLMAVFEYGPVLLLSLFAGVFIEKFPKKKILIFTQTLFMVQSLMLAVLVWSKSENYWYFAALAVVAGIGNSIDQPTRQSYFIDLVGKEDLPNAISLNSTTFNLARIIGPAVSGIIMKYIGVAECFFINGLSFIPVIYGITLISVPGYTSKKSSRQISTLGNIRAGVRYILRHRILLSSFFMMAIVCTFSMNTNVTLPVFAKDALMGDEGTYSFLMSMVGVGSLFGALFMAIKGKDITYKYYLVLVAIFLGVIQMLTLFTSSLTVISVLLILIGFFNLCFLNGANTRIQLHTENRYRSRVMSMYTMVNTGSTPIGNSFTGLVMSLLSARFGFFIDGLVTVLLILIIFNIYYRRNKVDKKIYVNV